The Shewanella mesophila genome contains the following window.
GTTCCAGGATCTCACGGCTAACATCTAAGCCTAGATCGCCAGACTCCGATAGCGCCGTCATACTATGAGCTTCCAGAGCGTTAACGATATCGTCAATTTGCTCTTTGGCTATATCGTAGTCACGCAGGCGTGTTTTGAGTCCTACTTGCTGGAAGAAGGCTTCGGTTTTTGCAATCGCTTGCTCGACGCGGCTCTCTTCATCGCCATCGGTGATATCCCATACGCGTTCCGCGTATTGGAGTAACTTAGCGTGCTTTTGGGTTTTACGTACACGCCATACCGATGGCAAGAGTGCGGCCAGAGTCTGTGCGTGATCGATATGAAACAGCGCAGTGAGTTCATGGCCTATCATGTGTGTGGTCCAGTCGAATGGCACGCCGACACCTATCATGCCGTTAAGCGCTGAAGTGGCACTCCACATCAAGTTCGCTCGCGCTTGATAGTTTTCTGGTTCGGCTACTGTAATAGGGCCAATTTCGATCAGAGTTCGCATGATCCCTTCAGCCGTTCTGTCTTGTACCCGCCCATCAACAGGATAAGTTGCGTATTGTTCAAGCACATGAACGAATGCATCAACCACACCGTTAGCCACTTGGATCTTGGGCAAGCTGAAGGTGAGTGTTGGATCTAGCATCGAGAAAGTAGGGTAGATGCTGGGATGGTTTACGGGGAACTTACCACCTTGGTAGCTGACAACACCAAAGGCGTTCATTTCTGACCCCGTTGCTGGCAAGGTTGCAATAGTTCCAAGCGGCAATACATCTTTCGCATCGACAGGAACAGGCGCGAATCCATGGAACAGCAGACTGCTGGTATCACCTTCAAACTTGGTCGCGAGGGCAATAAACTTGGTGCCATCCATCACTGAACCACCGCCAACAGCCAATAAGAAATCAACCGATTCTTTGCGAGCGAGCTCTGCAGCCTCGATTAAGGTTTCATATTTAGGGTTAGCTTCAATTCCACCAAATTCAATGACGGTGCGTGATCCAAGCGCAGAAATGACTTTGTCTAATGTGCCAAAACGCTTAACGCTACCACCACCATAGGTGACCATGACTCGAGCATTTGCAGGGATGAGCTTATCGAGTTCGGCAATTCTATCTTTACCAAAAACGATGTGTGTGGGGTTGCGATAGTCAAAATTAAGCATAGTCATTACCTTGTTTAGCAAGCTGTAAAATCTGAGGTTAATGTTAGTTGAATTTAACTAAATAGAAATACCCATTGCTGGAGAACGCTTGCCTATTCCTGTCTTATTTATCTTTTATAGCCTAATTTTGTGTTAATTTAATGCGCTTTCCTGTTTTGGTGATAATATCGCTATCAATGATATATAGGGGATGAGATGAGTCATATTGCGAGTTTGATGATGTCGCTGGCGACAAAAGAGGGTGTCAATGATACCGCCGTTGAGGGGATCAAGGTATTTCGCAGCTCAGCCTATGGGTCTCGCGGTCCCATGTGCTATTCACAAGGCATTTTGATCGTGGGTCAGGGGAAGAAGCGAGTATATTTAGACGATAAGGTATTCGACTATGATCCACAGAACTCTTTGGTGATGACAGTGCCAATGCCTGTTGAATGTGAAACTTTTGCATCAGTCGAAGAGCCAGTATTGGTGTTGATGATAGATATTGATATGGGTCAGCTTAATCAACTTATTCGCTTGATGGATGAGCATCACAAGCTGCCAAAAAATCTTCACGAATCTCGTCAGTCAGGCTATTTTGTCGCAGTGAATAATGAAGATATAGAGTGCTGTGTCGAGCGGCTATTGTTGGCGCTGCAGTCACCCTTAGAAGCGCAGGTCTTGGGCAAACCTATGCTGCAGGAGTTGCTATATCGTCTGTTGAGCTTGCCCAATGCCGCTCCGCTGTATGCGTTAGCCTTAAGTCATACGCGGCTGTCACGCATCGACAAGGCGCTGAGCTTTTTACATCGCAATTATGGGCATAGCGTCGAGGTTGAGCAGCTCGCCTCCTTGGTTAACATGAGTCCTTCTGCTTTTCATCGCTGTTTTAAAGAGGTTACAGCCTCTTCACCTATTCAGTATTTAAAGAAAATACGGCTTAACAAAGCAAGAGAGCTACTACAAGAGCAGAAACTGAAAGTAAAAGAGGTTGCTATAGAGGTGGGTTATGAGAGTGCTGCACAGTTTAGTCGAGAGTTTAAGCGTTACTTTAATCAGAGTCCGGGTGAGTGTGCCCGGCTATAGCTGTGCAGAC
Protein-coding sequences here:
- a CDS encoding iron-containing alcohol dehydrogenase, translated to MLNFDYRNPTHIVFGKDRIAELDKLIPANARVMVTYGGGSVKRFGTLDKVISALGSRTVIEFGGIEANPKYETLIEAAELARKESVDFLLAVGGGSVMDGTKFIALATKFEGDTSSLLFHGFAPVPVDAKDVLPLGTIATLPATGSEMNAFGVVSYQGGKFPVNHPSIYPTFSMLDPTLTFSLPKIQVANGVVDAFVHVLEQYATYPVDGRVQDRTAEGIMRTLIEIGPITVAEPENYQARANLMWSATSALNGMIGVGVPFDWTTHMIGHELTALFHIDHAQTLAALLPSVWRVRKTQKHAKLLQYAERVWDITDGDEESRVEQAIAKTEAFFQQVGLKTRLRDYDIAKEQIDDIVNALEAHSMTALSESGDLGLDVSREILEQAW
- a CDS encoding AraC family transcriptional regulator, producing MSHIASLMMSLATKEGVNDTAVEGIKVFRSSAYGSRGPMCYSQGILIVGQGKKRVYLDDKVFDYDPQNSLVMTVPMPVECETFASVEEPVLVLMIDIDMGQLNQLIRLMDEHHKLPKNLHESRQSGYFVAVNNEDIECCVERLLLALQSPLEAQVLGKPMLQELLYRLLSLPNAAPLYALALSHTRLSRIDKALSFLHRNYGHSVEVEQLASLVNMSPSAFHRCFKEVTASSPIQYLKKIRLNKARELLQEQKLKVKEVAIEVGYESAAQFSREFKRYFNQSPGECARL